A DNA window from Paenibacillus andongensis contains the following coding sequences:
- the helD gene encoding RNA polymerase recycling motor HelD, which yields MDTKDWRQEQERLERVRNKLQARIAELEPEVAGLRDQATDIRKRFWEEVTINTSTYEDFEETFYTINQQSAVLAERERGHKLLTQQWKSMNRLLPSPYFGRIDFQEDGLDLSEQIYIGVSSFVDEDGLSFLIYDWRTPIASLYYDYSPGLASYVTPAGRIEGTMELKRQFQIQNGQIRNMFDASETIGDELLQQVLGKGADSQMKSIVATIQKEQNAIIRNDKSRMLIVQGAAGSGKTSAALQRVAYLLYKHRQTIRADQIVLFSPNPMFTSYISTVLPELGEENMQQTTFQEYLDYWLGSSLRPEDPFDQIEYVLTALGAPGYEARLRGIEYKTSEAFLQALQNYGVWLGQGGMRFGGIRFRDRDLITAERMRAKFYGYDRSLPLFNRVVLLQEWLLNELASLERMELEAPWVEEELNYLDTEQYEEVFGMLHKDREVFDVAEQYAVIREKINKKRREDEGDFDFAQREEDLLRRRIVKESFKPLRKSVKKLSFVDVKGIYGQLFEGEAAYREKTNGAVIPPLWSEICRQTKETLLRNELFHEDATPYLYVKELIEGVRTNTEIRYVFVDEGQDYSPFQYEYLKKLFPRARMTVLGDFGQAIFMQATSLDAPDSPLVRLFGEAETSLVLLVRSYRSTREIVEFTKSMLPGGEEIAPFEREGQKPLLTRMDGGEKRDAQILADIAALMAEGFDSIAVITKTAAESREAHESLRIHGGEALQLITKETLNFEKGVMVIPVYLAKGVEFDAVLVYDASSEAYGRDNEIKLLYTACTRAMHRLHLYTTGDWSPFVQALPANLYEKAPY from the coding sequence ATGGATACGAAGGATTGGCGGCAGGAACAGGAGCGGCTGGAACGGGTCAGGAACAAGCTTCAGGCGAGGATCGCCGAACTGGAGCCGGAGGTTGCCGGGCTGCGCGATCAGGCTACGGACATCCGCAAGCGGTTTTGGGAAGAAGTTACGATCAACACAAGCACGTACGAAGATTTCGAAGAGACCTTCTATACGATTAACCAGCAGTCCGCGGTATTGGCCGAACGGGAGCGCGGCCACAAGCTGTTGACGCAGCAATGGAAAAGCATGAACCGTCTGCTCCCGTCTCCTTATTTCGGACGCATCGACTTTCAGGAGGATGGTCTGGACCTCAGCGAGCAGATCTATATTGGTGTATCTTCCTTCGTCGACGAAGACGGATTGAGCTTTCTGATCTATGACTGGCGTACGCCAATCGCTAGCCTGTACTACGACTACTCCCCCGGCCTGGCGTCTTATGTCACGCCGGCTGGACGAATCGAAGGGACGATGGAGCTCAAACGGCAGTTTCAGATTCAAAATGGGCAAATCCGCAACATGTTTGACGCGAGCGAAACGATCGGAGACGAATTGCTGCAGCAAGTGCTCGGCAAAGGTGCGGACTCGCAAATGAAGAGTATCGTGGCAACCATCCAGAAGGAACAAAACGCCATCATCCGTAATGACAAAAGCCGGATGCTTATCGTACAAGGGGCGGCCGGCAGCGGTAAAACTTCCGCGGCATTGCAGCGGGTGGCGTACTTGCTGTACAAACACCGCCAGACGATCAGGGCTGATCAGATCGTTCTTTTCTCACCGAATCCGATGTTTACCAGCTATATTTCCACCGTCCTTCCGGAGCTCGGTGAAGAGAATATGCAGCAGACGACTTTTCAAGAATATCTCGACTATTGGCTAGGTTCCTCGTTACGGCCGGAGGATCCCTTTGATCAGATCGAATATGTACTGACCGCACTAGGAGCGCCGGGGTATGAGGCTCGTCTTCGGGGGATCGAGTATAAGACTTCCGAGGCTTTCCTGCAAGCCTTGCAAAACTATGGAGTGTGGTTGGGTCAGGGAGGCATGCGATTTGGCGGCATTCGGTTTCGGGATCGCGATTTGATTACCGCGGAGCGAATGAGAGCGAAATTTTACGGTTATGACCGTTCCCTGCCACTCTTCAATCGTGTCGTTCTCTTGCAGGAATGGCTGCTGAATGAACTGGCTTCGCTGGAACGCATGGAACTGGAAGCGCCTTGGGTAGAGGAAGAGTTGAATTATCTCGACACCGAGCAGTACGAGGAAGTTTTCGGAATGCTGCATAAAGATAGGGAAGTATTCGACGTTGCGGAACAATACGCCGTAATTCGCGAGAAAATTAACAAGAAGCGCCGGGAAGATGAGGGCGACTTTGACTTCGCCCAAAGGGAGGAAGATTTGCTCCGCCGAAGGATCGTGAAAGAAAGCTTTAAACCGCTAAGGAAAAGTGTGAAGAAACTCTCGTTTGTAGATGTTAAAGGTATATATGGTCAATTGTTTGAGGGCGAAGCCGCTTATCGGGAGAAAACGAATGGGGCCGTCATCCCCCCGCTGTGGTCTGAAATATGCAGGCAAACTAAGGAAACGCTGCTCCGAAACGAGTTGTTTCACGAGGATGCGACTCCGTATTTGTATGTAAAAGAACTGATCGAAGGCGTCCGGACGAACACGGAAATCCGGTATGTCTTCGTTGATGAGGGTCAGGATTATTCGCCGTTTCAATATGAATATCTCAAAAAGCTGTTTCCCCGTGCCCGGATGACGGTGCTCGGCGATTTCGGGCAAGCAATCTTCATGCAAGCTACAAGTTTGGACGCACCCGATTCGCCGCTGGTCCGCCTTTTCGGCGAAGCCGAAACAAGCCTTGTCCTCTTGGTACGCAGTTATCGTTCAACCAGGGAGATTGTTGAATTTACGAAATCTATGCTTCCTGGCGGAGAAGAAATTGCACCGTTTGAGAGGGAAGGCCAAAAGCCCCTGCTGACGAGAATGGACGGCGGGGAGAAGCGTGATGCGCAAATTCTGGCAGACATCGCGGCGCTCATGGCCGAGGGCTTCGATTCTATCGCCGTCATTACGAAGACCGCAGCCGAAAGCCGGGAGGCCCATGAATCGTTACGGATTCATGGAGGCGAAGCCCTTCAGCTTATTACGAAGGAGACGCTAAACTTTGAAAAAGGAGTGATGGTCATTCCCGTGTATCTCGCCAAGGGTGTCGAGTTCGATGCAGTCTTGGTCTATGATGCTTCGTCCGAAGCTTACGGCCGGGACAACGAAATCAAGCTTCTTTATACGGCGTGTACGCGGGCCATGCATCGGCTTCATCTTTACACGACGGGCGATTGGTCGCCGTTCGTGCAGGCGTTGCCTGCGAATTTATACGAGAAAGCGCCATATTGA
- a CDS encoding nuclear transport factor 2 family protein, translated as MQNFPKHFEVQFTDLEFHLTIDPELVIAEFKSVGKHRETGNPYNQIYISVVQTKDGLITQYRDFWNPLVAIESVGSVNDAVRFSE; from the coding sequence ATGCAGAACTTTCCGAAGCATTTCGAAGTCCAGTTCACGGACCTGGAATTTCACCTGACCATCGATCCGGAATTGGTGATTGCAGAATTCAAGTCGGTTGGGAAGCACCGGGAAACGGGTAACCCGTACAATCAGATCTATATCAGTGTGGTTCAAACGAAGGACGGTCTCATCACACAATATCGCGATTTCTGGAATCCGTTGGTTGCGATCGAATCCGTCGGCAGCGTGAATGATGCTGTCCGTTTCTCGGAGTAA
- a CDS encoding peptidase G2 autoproteolytic cleavage domain-containing protein — MANECNQNATGLCSTAEGQNTTASGNFSHAEGLNTTTSGIASHAEGFQTNATFDTAHTEGNKTTASGSASHAEGFQTFASTDTAHAEGNSTTASGSASHAEGFQTLASFDTAHAEGNTTTASGSASHAEGFQTLASSNTAHAEGTLTTASGIAAHAEGEGTTASGRASHAEGGAVDQVGNSAPTLASGNSAHAEGVGTTASGFASHAEGGTPDITSFPAPRALGDFSHAEGIATTTTVSGLGSHAEGGETTASGSVSHAEGARTTASGDVSHAEGLNTIASGDNSHAEGDSTTASGVSSHAEGANTNSSGQSSHAEGSSTIASGDNSHAEGNSTQARGVNSHTEGQNTSTGPLAISAHAEGFITMANGFSSHAEGVSSVASGSISHAEGDTTTASGSISHAEGQGTIASGDRSHAEGGSTTASGSNSHAEGSSTTANGFASHAEGANTNSSGQSSHAEGDTTTASGFASHAEGRNTTASGNNSHAEGSIAIASGDNSHAEGNSTQAQGVNSHTEGQSTSTGPLATSAHAEGFNTIANGFSSHAEGVSSVASGSTSHAEGDTTTASGTNSHAEGSNTTASSDNSHAEGNNTMTTGFAAHSEGNGTTASGTSSHAEGTNTTASGTSSHAEGTGTTASGFASHVEGTGTTASSDSSHAEGSGTRATGFAAHAEGSGTIASGDLSHTEGLSTTANGFEGAHIMGRNGAVNATDGDPTYSWNVAFGAVAYDATGLVGKLLNNGNMFVDGAYLTPAGDYAEMFETADGNSIDVGYFVTVSTEDKIRKAASNDLFILGITSATPGLLGNSGCLRWQGKYLTDEWGRKKYHEVTIPAPKDQEGNVIIPERKIMQPIPNPEWNPHEEYTSRVNRQEWVAVGLIGQVLVRDDGTCETHGYCWSNDDGIATKSEKGYFVLKRTGPNQILILVR; from the coding sequence ATGGCTAATGAGTGTAATCAAAACGCTACAGGATTATGTTCAACTGCAGAAGGACAAAACACAACGGCTAGCGGTAACTTCTCCCATGCAGAGGGATTAAACACAACAACTAGCGGAATTGCCTCTCATGCAGAAGGCTTTCAAACTAATGCAACATTTGATACTGCACATACAGAAGGGAATAAGACTACTGCCAGTGGAAGTGCATCACATGCAGAGGGATTCCAAACGTTCGCGAGTACTGATACAGCACACGCTGAGGGGAATTCAACGACAGCCAGTGGATCTGCATCTCACGCAGAGGGATTCCAAACGCTCGCGAGTTTTGATACAGCACACGCGGAAGGTAATACAACGACAGCCAGTGGATCCGCATCTCACGCAGAGGGATTCCAAACGCTCGCGAGTTCTAATACAGCACACGCGGAAGGGACTTTAACGACAGCTAGTGGAATTGCTGCTCATGCCGAAGGAGAAGGAACAACGGCTAGCGGAAGGGCTTCTCATGCTGAAGGTGGAGCAGTAGATCAAGTAGGCAATTCAGCTCCAACGTTGGCGAGTGGGAATAGTGCTCACGCGGAAGGAGTTGGAACAACTGCAAGCGGATTTGCGTCTCATGCGGAAGGCGGAACACCAGATATTACTTCATTTCCAGCTCCACGGGCACTAGGAGATTTTTCTCATGCTGAAGGAATTGCTACAACTACAACAGTCAGCGGACTAGGATCTCATGCTGAAGGAGGGGAGACAACCGCTAGTGGATCAGTTTCCCACGCGGAAGGAGCAAGAACAACAGCAAGTGGCGATGTTTCCCACGCAGAAGGGTTAAATACAATTGCCAGTGGAGACAATTCTCATGCCGAAGGAGATAGCACAACAGCAAGTGGAGTTTCTTCACATGCAGAAGGTGCAAATACAAACTCAAGTGGTCAGTCTTCCCATGCGGAAGGATCAAGTACAATTGCCAGTGGAGATAATTCCCATGCCGAAGGAAATAGTACACAAGCCCGAGGAGTAAATTCCCACACGGAAGGTCAAAACACATCTACAGGACCCTTGGCAATTTCTGCTCATGCGGAAGGGTTTATTACAATGGCCAATGGATTTTCATCACATGCCGAAGGTGTATCTTCAGTAGCAAGCGGAAGCATTTCTCATGCAGAAGGAGATACCACAACAGCAAGTGGATCAATTTCCCATGCAGAAGGACAAGGTACAATTGCAAGTGGAGATAGATCCCATGCCGAAGGTGGCAGTACAACGGCAAGTGGGTCTAACTCACATGCAGAAGGTAGCTCCACAACAGCAAATGGATTTGCTTCACATGCTGAAGGTGCAAATACAAACTCAAGTGGTCAATCTTCCCATGCGGAAGGAGATACAACAACAGCAAGTGGATTTGCTTCACATGCGGAAGGAAGAAATACAACAGCAAGTGGAAATAATTCTCATGCGGAAGGATCAATTGCAATTGCCAGTGGAGATAATTCACATGCCGAAGGAAATAGTACACAAGCCCAAGGAGTAAATTCCCACACGGAAGGTCAAAGCACGTCTACAGGACCATTGGCAACTTCTGCTCATGCGGAAGGGTTTAATACAATAGCTAATGGATTTTCATCCCATGCCGAAGGTGTATCTTCAGTAGCAAGCGGAAGTACTTCTCATGCAGAAGGAGATACCACAACAGCAAGTGGAACTAATTCACATGCCGAAGGATCAAATACAACAGCAAGTAGCGATAATTCCCATGCCGAAGGAAATAATACAATGACAACTGGATTTGCGGCCCATTCCGAAGGTAATGGTACAACTGCAAGTGGAACTTCTTCCCACGCAGAAGGAACCAATACAACTGCAAGTGGAACTTCTTCTCACGCAGAAGGAACCGGAACAACCGCAAGTGGATTTGCTTCTCATGTCGAAGGAACAGGTACAACGGCAAGTAGCGATTCTTCCCACGCCGAAGGTAGCGGTACAAGGGCAACTGGATTTGCGGCCCATGCCGAAGGATCAGGTACAATTGCTAGCGGGGATTTATCTCATACTGAAGGATTGAGTACAACAGCCAATGGTTTCGAAGGAGCCCATATTATGGGTAGAAATGGAGCTGTTAATGCTACAGATGGGGATCCAACTTATTCATGGAATGTAGCTTTTGGAGCAGTAGCCTATGACGCCACAGGTTTAGTTGGAAAACTTTTGAATAACGGCAATATGTTTGTGGACGGAGCATATTTAACTCCAGCAGGTGATTATGCAGAAATGTTTGAAACAGCCGATGGAAACTCGATTGATGTTGGCTATTTCGTTACTGTGTCAACAGAAGATAAAATCCGAAAGGCCGCTTCAAATGATCTATTTATTTTGGGAATAACAAGTGCAACACCAGGTCTGCTAGGAAATAGCGGATGCTTACGTTGGCAAGGAAAATATCTGACTGATGAATGGGGACGAAAAAAATATCATGAGGTTACCATTCCAGCTCCAAAAGACCAAGAAGGAAATGTAATCATTCCAGAAAGAAAAATAATGCAGCCTATACCCAACCCAGAATGGAACCCTCATGAAGAATATACCTCTCGTGTAAATCGTCAAGAATGGGTAGCCGTCGGATTAATTGGTCAAGTACTGGTTCGAGATGATGGGACTTGTGAAACCCATGGATATTGTTGGTCGAATGATGATGGAATTGCAACAAAATCGGAGAAAGGATATTTTGTATTAAAACGTACAGGTCCTAATCAAATCCTGATTCTGGTTCGTTAG
- a CDS encoding class I SAM-dependent methyltransferase has protein sequence MKNIRKNKDVGIYGLTAKWYDKNSRKSRMTQMQEYANEVASLVSKSANILEVAPGPGYLSIELAKKGFNVTGVEISPDFVKIEKYNAKEANVSVNFKEGNASNLPCEDNFFDFIICSAAFKNFKDPVKALCEMHRVLIEGGTSLIIDMNYEATSEDINNEIRQTGMKGFDKHFVKFAFKTFLKQGAYTKKDVESLLKETPFKNYNIKKEGISLFVYLYK, from the coding sequence ATGAAAAACATACGTAAAAACAAGGATGTCGGTATTTATGGCTTAACTGCAAAGTGGTATGATAAGAATTCTCGCAAAAGTCGAATGACTCAAATGCAAGAATATGCGAATGAAGTTGCATCTTTAGTCAGCAAAAGTGCAAATATTTTGGAAGTTGCACCTGGGCCGGGTTATTTGTCGATTGAACTCGCCAAGAAAGGGTTTAACGTTACTGGAGTCGAGATAAGCCCGGACTTTGTGAAAATTGAAAAATATAATGCAAAAGAAGCAAATGTTTCGGTTAATTTTAAGGAAGGTAACGCATCTAACCTACCATGTGAAGATAATTTTTTTGATTTTATTATTTGCAGTGCTGCATTTAAGAACTTTAAGGATCCGGTAAAGGCTTTGTGTGAAATGCATCGAGTGCTAATAGAAGGGGGAACATCCCTAATCATCGATATGAATTATGAGGCAACATCTGAAGATATTAACAATGAGATTAGACAGACAGGAATGAAAGGATTTGACAAGCATTTTGTGAAATTTGCATTTAAAACTTTCCTAAAACAAGGTGCTTACACAAAAAAAGATGTTGAGTCACTTTTAAAAGAAACTCCTTTTAAGAACTACAATATCAAAAAAGAGGGTATTAGTTTATTTGTCTATCTTTATAAATAG
- a CDS encoding alpha/beta hydrolase family protein → MRLFEQLLFLSNIGLFALTVLLKKGRRRIPVFVASGIATLLLVIHWTVEGYRVQLFFPYCITIIFLAISGYSSFKKNGQKKIPRFMLGSAYTAIVIMLVVTAGLMFAFPVFKLPEPTGEFKVGTQTFHFVDTNREEIFDEARDGKRELMVQVWYPAQARTGKYAPFIPDTQILRYMAGNYGLPGFTFGHLRYISSHTYSGAEVSSAQTSYPLILANPGFGSSRFLHTSQAENLASHGYIVAVIDHTYNTFATEFPDGRITTSTTNDLFSPDHDYRTERENRDKLGKVLTDDVAFALDQFELIQSGQIPSHLKGKMDLSHVGVFGHSIGGATAYDASYDPRIAVGIDLDGGLYRLHEREGLLKPFLFMNSESEFERLKMVKDNRVYTDAELNRMGNTREWMDQVKEDKKVELERMRETVAAGGQFLYIDNTEHLNFTDVQSISPIFKMLGVTGKIAPERANSVINAYMLDFFDKYLKNQGGILMKGPDSRFPEVKFVTSLL, encoded by the coding sequence ATGAGGCTGTTTGAACAGTTGCTTTTTTTGTCAAACATCGGCTTGTTTGCATTAACAGTCCTATTAAAAAAAGGACGGCGTAGAATTCCAGTATTCGTTGCAAGCGGGATCGCCACACTTTTACTGGTCATTCATTGGACGGTGGAAGGATACAGAGTTCAGCTATTTTTCCCATATTGCATAACGATCATTTTTTTAGCCATTTCAGGTTATAGCAGTTTTAAAAAAAACGGCCAAAAAAAAATCCCACGATTCATGTTGGGTTCAGCTTATACCGCTATAGTGATAATGCTGGTCGTAACAGCGGGTCTCATGTTTGCTTTTCCTGTATTTAAACTACCTGAACCGACAGGCGAATTTAAGGTAGGAACGCAAACTTTTCATTTCGTGGATACAAATAGGGAAGAGATTTTCGACGAAGCTAGAGATGGTAAAAGAGAATTGATGGTTCAGGTATGGTATCCGGCTCAAGCTCGCACCGGCAAGTACGCTCCCTTTATTCCCGATACCCAGATTTTACGTTATATGGCCGGTAACTATGGCCTTCCCGGGTTTACTTTTGGGCACCTGAGGTACATATCCAGTCATACTTATTCGGGGGCCGAAGTCTCTTCGGCACAGACTTCCTACCCGCTGATCCTTGCGAATCCCGGCTTCGGCTCTTCCAGGTTCCTCCACACGTCGCAAGCCGAAAATCTCGCGAGTCACGGATATATCGTGGCAGTGATCGACCACACCTACAATACATTTGCAACCGAGTTTCCGGACGGTCGAATCACGACCAGCACAACCAACGACTTATTCTCACCCGACCATGATTACCGCACGGAAAGGGAAAATCGCGACAAGTTGGGAAAAGTTTTAACCGACGATGTAGCGTTTGCGCTCGACCAATTCGAGCTCATCCAATCGGGGCAGATTCCAAGTCATCTAAAAGGGAAGATGGATCTCAGCCATGTCGGGGTGTTCGGTCATTCCATCGGCGGAGCGACGGCCTATGACGCTTCATACGATCCGCGAATCGCGGTTGGAATTGACTTAGATGGAGGGCTTTATCGACTGCATGAGAGAGAGGGTCTGCTGAAGCCGTTTTTGTTCATGAACTCGGAAAGCGAATTCGAAAGATTAAAAATGGTGAAGGATAACCGTGTCTACACGGATGCAGAGCTTAACCGTATGGGCAACACAAGAGAGTGGATGGATCAAGTAAAGGAAGACAAAAAGGTAGAGCTTGAACGGATGCGCGAAACGGTTGCCGCAGGGGGACAATTCCTCTATATCGACAATACGGAGCATTTGAATTTTACCGACGTACAGTCCATTTCTCCGATTTTCAAAATGCTGGGTGTTACAGGAAAGATTGCGCCCGAAAGAGCGAACTCCGTTATCAATGCCTATATGCTGGATTTCTTCGATAAGTATCTAAAAAATCAAGGCGGAATCTTAATGAAAGGACCGGATAGCCGCTTTCCGGAGGTGAAGTTCGTAACCTCGCTATTATAA
- a CDS encoding MFS transporter gives MMQIQSKSTSKRVNALLLLGLSLGYFMVLLDMTVVSVALPAIRADFGGGIAGLQWVVNAYTIVFAGLLLSMGAIADKLGAKRVYIGGLALFLAASAISAVVPSLGALISLRAILGVGGAALLPASLTLFAHTFPEPAQRARALGIWAAVTGIAMAAGPVIGGLLVDSLGWRSIFLLNVPLAVISLILTSQFVNETNRNPQQSFDLAGQVSAIAAIVVLSFALMEGESYGWNSAIILGAFSLALLCAIVFLMVEAKGKTPLLPLQLFRNSTVSVGMITGMAINIGMSGILFILPLFFQQLRGLSAHMAGLALLPMMIPMAFNPIFTGRIVGRIGARIPMTIGFSLGALGTLLQIWVDVNTSYALTLIGLLLIGFGVSFTIPSLMTAVISSVPKEQTGAASGALNSSRQLGATLGVAILGSILSGSESFIAGMHMSLVVTTAILFGGSLLSFAFIGRTKG, from the coding sequence GTGATGCAAATACAGTCCAAAAGTACCAGTAAGCGGGTAAATGCGCTACTTCTTCTTGGACTTTCTCTAGGATACTTTATGGTACTCTTGGATATGACAGTGGTAAGTGTCGCATTACCTGCTATTCGCGCCGATTTTGGGGGAGGGATAGCTGGTCTTCAATGGGTGGTCAACGCCTACACGATCGTTTTCGCCGGCTTGCTGCTGTCGATGGGGGCGATTGCCGACAAGCTGGGGGCTAAACGAGTCTATATCGGCGGTCTGGCGCTATTTCTCGCCGCATCAGCCATTTCAGCAGTTGTTCCGTCTCTTGGTGCACTTATCAGCTTGCGCGCTATACTCGGTGTGGGAGGTGCAGCCCTGTTGCCAGCTTCGCTCACCCTCTTTGCCCATACTTTCCCTGAGCCGGCTCAACGTGCTCGGGCTCTTGGCATATGGGCAGCGGTTACGGGAATAGCGATGGCCGCAGGACCTGTCATCGGTGGACTATTGGTCGACTCACTTGGTTGGCGCAGCATTTTTCTTCTCAATGTGCCGCTTGCTGTCATTAGTTTGATCCTGACTTCGCAGTTCGTCAACGAAACAAACCGTAATCCGCAGCAAAGCTTTGACTTAGCAGGCCAAGTCTCGGCCATAGCCGCCATTGTCGTATTGTCCTTCGCTCTCATGGAGGGGGAGTCATACGGATGGAACTCCGCGATTATTTTGGGGGCATTTAGTCTGGCACTGCTGTGCGCCATCGTATTCTTGATGGTGGAAGCGAAAGGCAAGACACCGCTGCTACCGCTGCAGCTATTCAGAAATTCCACCGTATCGGTGGGAATGATTACCGGGATGGCAATTAATATCGGCATGTCGGGAATTTTGTTCATACTGCCATTATTCTTCCAACAGTTACGCGGATTATCGGCCCATATGGCAGGACTCGCGCTCCTTCCGATGATGATTCCAATGGCCTTCAATCCGATTTTTACCGGTCGAATCGTGGGGCGAATCGGAGCAAGAATACCGATGACGATTGGGTTTAGCCTTGGGGCTCTGGGTACACTGCTGCAAATATGGGTGGATGTGAATACGAGTTATGCTCTTACTCTGATTGGTTTGCTCCTGATCGGTTTCGGAGTGTCCTTTACGATTCCATCGTTGATGACAGCCGTTATCTCATCTGTCCCTAAAGAACAGACCGGTGCTGCTTCAGGAGCGCTTAATTCAAGCAGACAGCTTGGCGCGACGCTTGGCGTTGCCATCCTCGGCTCGATTCTAAGTGGCAGCGAATCTTTTATAGCCGGAATGCATATGTCGTTAGTTGTTACAACCGCTATCTTGTTCGGTGGCAGCTTACTCTCGTTCGCATTTATTGGCCGCACAAAAGGATAA
- a CDS encoding helix-turn-helix transcriptional regulator, which produces MEQSANVRLHELAQFLQTRRARISPEQAGLPNRGRRRTPGLRRGEVALLSGISVDWYTWLEQARNIQVSTQVLENIVRALQLDPNERKHLFLLALQQLPPDLIPAESVISPKLQSFLDLQGTSPAIVTDQRLNIVAWNKVTSIIYGNYEVMSTRERNSVWRTFTSPYVRQLLQETWETHARHRLAQFRANYGKFAGDPWWMELIDELNQASEEFRTWWPEHDVLNGPEGKKINYHPTVGLLVFDQISFLVSDAPHLTVTINIPSNDDDTISKLNKLLLE; this is translated from the coding sequence ATGGAACAATCAGCCAATGTACGATTACATGAGCTGGCTCAGTTTTTGCAGACGCGGCGTGCCCGTATTTCACCCGAACAGGCCGGCTTGCCTAATAGAGGTCGGCGGCGAACGCCAGGACTTCGGCGCGGGGAAGTAGCGTTGCTCTCCGGCATCAGCGTGGACTGGTATACGTGGCTTGAGCAAGCGCGAAACATTCAGGTATCCACTCAAGTGCTGGAGAATATTGTGCGGGCTCTCCAACTTGATCCAAATGAGCGAAAACATTTATTTCTGCTGGCCCTCCAGCAACTGCCTCCCGATCTGATACCGGCCGAAAGTGTCATTAGCCCGAAGTTGCAGAGCTTCCTTGATCTGCAGGGGACAAGTCCGGCCATCGTTACTGATCAGCGCCTGAATATTGTTGCATGGAACAAGGTTACAAGCATAATTTACGGGAATTATGAGGTGATGTCGACGCGCGAACGAAATTCCGTCTGGCGGACGTTCACATCACCGTATGTCCGGCAGTTGCTTCAGGAAACATGGGAAACACATGCGCGACACCGGTTAGCTCAGTTTCGCGCTAACTACGGGAAATTTGCGGGTGATCCTTGGTGGATGGAGCTTATCGATGAATTGAATCAAGCAAGCGAGGAATTCAGGACATGGTGGCCAGAGCACGATGTTCTGAACGGTCCTGAAGGAAAGAAAATCAATTATCATCCAACGGTCGGACTGCTCGTATTCGATCAAATTTCATTCCTTGTATCGGATGCTCCCCACCTTACGGTCACGATCAATATACCGTCAAACGATGACGATACGATCTCCAAGCTGAACAAGCTTCTATTAGAGTAA